One genomic window of Elaeis guineensis isolate ETL-2024a chromosome 2, EG11, whole genome shotgun sequence includes the following:
- the LOC140855476 gene encoding tyrosine decarboxylase-like, with protein sequence MGSLPIETFQPLDPDVLVKESRAVVDFIANYYRDIERYPVRSQVEPGYLSKRLSDQAPIFPQPIQTILDDIHDDIFPGLTHWQSPNFYAYFQANASTAGFLGEMLCSGLNVVGFNWIASPAATELESIVMDWMGKMLKLPSSFLFSGGQGGGGVLHGSTCEAVVCTLAAARDSALTKMGGDGITKLVVYASDQTHSTVQKASKLIGIPPSNFRAIPTSAASDYALTPDSVRSSMEADIAKGLVPLYLCATIGTTAVGAVDPLLELGKVANEYGVWYHIDAAYAGSSGICPEFRHYLDGVELADSFSLNPHKWFLTNMDCCCLWVKSPSSLVDALCSNPEYLKNKASDAKTVVDYKDWQIALSRRFRAMKLWVVIRRYGMANLMEHIRSDVAMAEHFERLVAMDRRFEVVVPRKFALVCFRLKPRFQGDDASELNRRLLEAVNSSGQAFMTHAVVAGMFVVRFAIGATLTEMRHVEATWKLIQAKADGLLLNGSCDKISSSNGLFSL encoded by the coding sequence ATGGGCAGCCTCCCGATCGAGACCTTCCAGCCACTAGACCCCGATGTCTTGGTGAAAGAGTCTCGAGCGGTGGTCGACTTCATAGCCAACTACTATCGAGACATTGAGCGATACCCGGTCCGGAGCCAGGTCGAGCCGGGGTATCTGAGCAAGCGTCTCTCCGACCAAGCTCCCATTTTCCCTCAGCCCATCCAGACCATTCTGGATGATATCCACGACGACATCTTCCCTGGCCTCACCCATTGGCAAAGCCCCAACTTCTATGCATACTTTCAGGCCAATGCGAGCACCGCCGGCTTTCTCGGCGAGATGCTTTGCTCCGGTCTGAACGTCGTTGGATTCAACTGGATCGCGTCTCCAGCCGCCACCGAGCTGGAGAGCATAGTCATGGATTGGATGGGGAAGATGCTCAAGCTCCCCTCATCGTTCCTGTTCTCCGGCGGCCAAGGTGGTGGCGGTGTCCTGCATGGGAGCACATGCGAGGCGGTGGTGTGCACACTAGCAGCAGCACGAGACAGCGCTTTGACCAAGATGGGAGGCGATGGGATCACCAAACTGGTGGTCTACGCATCCGATCAAACACATTCCACGGTTCAGAAGGCATCGAAGCTCATCGGCATCCCGCCATCCAACTTCCGCGCCATCCCGACATCAGCAGCGTCGGACTATGCACTCACTCCGGACAGCGTTCGGTCCTCCATGGAGGCCGACATCGCCAAAGGGTTGGTGCCCTTGTACCTGTGTGCCACGATCGGTACCACCGCTGTTGGAGCCGTGGATCCACTATTAGAGCTGGGGAAAGTCGCGAACGAGTATGGCGTTTGGTATCACATCGATGCAGCTTATGCCGGTAGTTCGGGTATATGCCCTGAATTCCGGCATTACTTGGATGGTGTGGAGCTGGCCGACTCGTTCAGCCTGAATCCCCACAAGTGGTTCCTCACCAACATGGATTGCTGCTGCCTCTGGGTCAAGAGCCCATCCTCATTGGTTGACGCCTTGTGCAGCAATCCCGAGTACCTCAAAAACAAGGCTAGTGATGCCAAAACGGTGGTGGACTACAAGGACTGGCAGATCGCGCTCAGCCGGCGCTTCCGAGCCATGAAGCTGTGGGTGGTCATCCGGAGGTACGGCATGGCCAACCTGATGGAGCACATACGGAGCGACGTCGCGATGGCCGAGCACTTCGAGAGGTTGGTGGCAATGGACCGGAGGTTCGAGGTGGTGGTGCCGCGCAAGTTCGCGTTGGTGTGCTTCCGACTCAAACCCAGGTTCCAAGGGGATGATGCTTCGGAGTTGAACCGAAGGCTATTGGAGGCGGTGAACTCGAGTGGGCAAGCTTTCATGACCCATGCCGTGGTGGCCGGAATGTTTGTCGTACGGTTTGCGATCGGAGCAACCCTGACGGAGATGCGGCATGTGGAGGCTACGTGGAAGCTGATTCAAGCCAAAGCGGACGGTTTATTACTCAATGGTTCATGTGATAAAATTTCTTCCTCCAATGGTCTCTTTTCGCTTTAG